The following coding sequences lie in one Quadrisphaera setariae genomic window:
- a CDS encoding transglycosylase family protein, whose product MSRTARHRAQPQPSRITRRALGVAATAAVAAAPVVAVAAPASAATGATWDRLAQCESTGDWSINTGNGYYGGVQFSASTWKGFGGGQYASRADLASREEQIAVAEKVLAAQGWGAWPSCSRKLGLTAADKAGSAGAAPAAAAAADDVAAQRTPQASRSASRTGGTYTVAPGDTLARIASAQGTSWQAIYSANASVIGSNPHRIFVGQVLSV is encoded by the coding sequence GTGAGCCGCACCGCCCGCCACCGCGCCCAGCCCCAGCCCAGCCGCATCACCCGCCGCGCGCTCGGCGTGGCCGCCACGGCGGCCGTGGCCGCGGCACCGGTGGTCGCCGTCGCCGCGCCGGCCTCGGCCGCCACGGGAGCCACCTGGGACCGGCTCGCCCAGTGCGAGAGCACCGGCGACTGGTCGATCAACACCGGCAACGGCTACTACGGCGGTGTGCAGTTCTCGGCGAGCACCTGGAAGGGCTTCGGGGGCGGGCAGTACGCCTCCCGTGCCGACCTCGCCAGCCGCGAGGAGCAGATCGCGGTGGCCGAGAAGGTCCTCGCCGCGCAGGGCTGGGGCGCCTGGCCGTCGTGCTCGCGCAAGCTCGGGCTGACCGCCGCCGACAAGGCCGGCTCCGCTGGAGCAGCCCCCGCCGCCGCGGCAGCGGCGGACGACGTCGCCGCCCAGCGCACCCCGCAGGCGTCCCGCTCGGCGAGCCGCACGGGCGGCACCTACACGGTGGCCCCCGGTGACACGCTGGCCAGGATCGCCTCGGCCCAGGGGACCTCCTGGCAGGCGATCTACTCCGCCAACGCCTCCGTCATCGGCAGCAACCCGCACCGCATCTTCGTGGGACAGGTCCTGTCCGTCTGA
- a CDS encoding DNA polymerase IV — MRTVLHVDLDAFYAAVEQRDKPSLRGKPVVVGGTAWRGVVATASYEARAFGVGSAMPTAAARRACPWAAYLSPRFGAYRAASARVMELLADLAGPPGLLEPLSLDEAYVDLSGSSSGPEDEAVLAAAVAFRERVREQVGLTASVGIGTSKLVAKVASDLRKPDALLVVPAGAERSVLAPLGVRALPGVGPATEARLAALGVSTVGQLAGTDERELVSVLGRAAGTALHAAALGVDPRPVVPEREAKSVSAEETFPTDVVDRAVLAGELRRMAGRVAERLLASGVRGRTVTVKARRYDFTALARSATAPGGAGVATAEEIAAAAAPLLAAIDATGGLRLLGVGVSGLVGALDALEDPVQGDLLADLLPDPPEPSPLEALPAASSPQEGGGEQDEDAGAGGVPAAPDVPPAAVSVPAPVVWRPGQDVVHVEHGAGWVQGSGVGRVTVRFEGPRTGVGRVRTFAVDDADLAAAGPPVW, encoded by the coding sequence GTGCGCACCGTGCTCCACGTGGACCTCGACGCCTTCTACGCGGCCGTCGAGCAGCGCGACAAGCCCTCCCTGCGGGGCAAGCCCGTCGTCGTGGGCGGCACGGCCTGGCGCGGGGTGGTGGCCACCGCCTCCTACGAGGCGCGGGCCTTCGGCGTCGGCTCCGCGATGCCGACGGCCGCCGCCCGACGGGCCTGCCCGTGGGCGGCGTACCTCTCCCCGCGCTTCGGCGCCTACCGCGCGGCGTCAGCGCGGGTGATGGAGCTCCTGGCCGACCTCGCCGGTCCTCCCGGTCTGCTGGAGCCCCTCTCCCTCGACGAGGCCTACGTCGACCTCTCCGGCTCCTCCTCGGGACCCGAGGACGAGGCCGTGCTCGCCGCGGCGGTCGCCTTCCGCGAGCGGGTGCGCGAGCAGGTGGGGCTGACGGCCTCGGTGGGGATCGGCACGAGCAAGCTCGTGGCCAAGGTCGCCTCCGACCTCCGCAAGCCCGACGCGCTGCTCGTGGTGCCCGCCGGTGCGGAGCGCTCCGTGCTGGCTCCGCTGGGCGTGCGCGCCCTGCCGGGGGTGGGACCGGCCACCGAGGCGCGTCTGGCGGCCCTGGGTGTCAGCACGGTGGGCCAGCTGGCGGGCACGGACGAGCGCGAGCTCGTGTCCGTGCTCGGCCGCGCCGCGGGGACGGCGCTGCACGCAGCCGCGCTGGGGGTCGACCCGCGGCCGGTGGTCCCCGAGCGGGAGGCCAAGTCGGTCAGCGCCGAGGAGACCTTCCCCACCGACGTGGTGGACCGGGCGGTGCTGGCCGGAGAGCTGCGGCGGATGGCCGGGCGGGTGGCCGAGCGGCTCCTCGCCTCCGGTGTCCGGGGTCGCACGGTGACGGTCAAGGCCCGCCGCTACGACTTCACGGCGCTGGCCCGTTCGGCGACAGCGCCCGGCGGCGCCGGTGTGGCCACGGCCGAGGAGATCGCCGCCGCCGCGGCACCGCTGCTGGCGGCGATCGACGCGACGGGCGGCCTGCGCCTCCTGGGGGTGGGCGTCTCGGGTCTGGTGGGCGCGCTGGACGCCCTCGAGGACCCGGTCCAGGGAGACCTCCTCGCCGACCTCCTCCCCGACCCCCCGGAGCCCTCGCCGCTCGAGGCCCTCCCCGCTGCCTCGAGCCCGCAGGAGGGTGGAGGGGAGCAGGACGAGGACGCCGGTGCGGGTGGTGTACCGGCTGCACCGGACGTCCCCCCTGCCGCTGTGAGCGTCCCCGCACCAGTGGTGTGGAGACCCGGTCAGGACGTGGTCCACGTGGAGCACGGAGCGGGGTGGGTGCAGGGCTCGGGCGTCGGGCGGGTCACCGTGCGCTTCGAGGGCCCCCGCACCGGTGTCGGGCGCGTGCGCACGTTCGCGGTGGACGACGCCGACCTCGCTGCCGCTGGTCCTCCGGTGTGGTGA
- a CDS encoding DEAD/DEAH box helicase — MVAALEARGVTSPFPIQAATLPDTLAGRDVLGRGRTGSGKTIAFALPLVARVAAGAAPRTPRRPRGLVLAPTRELATQIAATVEPLAQAAGLRTTVIFGGVPQGRQVTALAAGVDVVIACPGRLEDLLRQRELTLDGVEVTVLDEADHMADLGFLPGVKRLLDATPRGGQRLLFSATLDNGVDVIVKRFLVDPLTHSVDSAAAPPPAMTHHALHVADPGAKTDVVRHLASGTGRRVLFLRTKHQAKKLAKQLTASGIPAVDLHGNLSQNARVRNLDAFTSGEVKVMVATDIAARGIHVDDVELVVHVDPPTEHKAYLHRSGRTARAGSGGDVVTVVLPEQVREVAQMMRQARVTASQHQRTTAASPVVVELTGEVAPHVEPAPAAPAPQPARSAGGARSGGSRRGGSGSRSGGGSAAGAGRGRQAGQGGRRSGQGSLASYR; from the coding sequence CTGGTCGCCGCCCTGGAGGCGCGCGGCGTCACGAGCCCCTTCCCCATCCAGGCCGCCACGCTGCCGGACACCCTCGCCGGGCGCGACGTGCTCGGCCGCGGCCGCACGGGCTCCGGCAAGACGATCGCCTTCGCCCTGCCGCTGGTCGCCCGGGTCGCCGCCGGGGCCGCCCCCCGCACCCCGCGCCGCCCGCGCGGCCTGGTGCTGGCACCCACCCGCGAGCTCGCCACCCAGATCGCCGCGACCGTCGAGCCGCTGGCCCAGGCCGCGGGCCTGCGCACCACGGTCATCTTCGGCGGGGTGCCGCAGGGGCGTCAGGTCACGGCGCTCGCCGCCGGCGTCGACGTCGTCATCGCCTGCCCGGGCCGCCTGGAGGACCTGCTGCGCCAGCGCGAGCTGACCCTCGACGGCGTGGAGGTCACGGTCCTGGACGAGGCGGACCACATGGCCGACCTCGGCTTCCTGCCCGGCGTGAAGCGCCTCCTGGACGCCACCCCCCGCGGCGGCCAGCGCCTGCTCTTCTCGGCGACGCTCGACAACGGCGTCGACGTCATCGTCAAGCGCTTCCTCGTCGACCCGCTCACGCACTCCGTGGACAGCGCCGCCGCTCCGCCGCCGGCCATGACGCACCACGCGCTCCACGTGGCCGACCCGGGCGCGAAGACCGACGTCGTGCGCCACCTCGCCTCGGGCACGGGGCGCCGCGTGCTGTTCCTGCGCACCAAGCACCAGGCCAAGAAGCTGGCCAAGCAGCTGACGGCGTCGGGCATCCCCGCCGTCGACCTGCACGGCAACCTGTCGCAGAACGCCCGCGTGCGGAACCTCGACGCGTTCACCTCCGGTGAGGTGAAGGTGATGGTCGCCACCGACATCGCCGCCCGCGGCATCCACGTGGACGACGTCGAGCTGGTCGTCCACGTCGACCCGCCGACCGAGCACAAGGCGTACCTGCACCGCTCCGGCCGCACGGCGCGCGCCGGCTCCGGCGGTGACGTGGTCACCGTGGTGCTGCCCGAGCAGGTCCGCGAGGTGGCGCAGATGATGCGCCAGGCGCGCGTCACCGCCTCCCAGCACCAGCGCACCACCGCCGCCTCCCCGGTGGTCGTGGAGCTCACCGGCGAGGTGGCGCCGCACGTGGAGCCCGCACCTGCGGCCCCCGCCCCCCAGCCGGCGCGCTCCGCCGGCGGTGCGCGCAGCGGTGGCTCGCGCCGCGGCGGGAGCGGCTCCCGCTCCGGTGGCGGCAGCGCCGCTGGTGCCGGCCGGGGCCGCCAGGCTGGCCAGGGTGGTCGCCGAAGCGGTCAGGGCAGCCTCGCCTCATATCGGTGA
- a CDS encoding DUF1540 domain-containing protein, whose translation MATLEMPAVTECTVAGCSYNHDGCHAFAITVGSADGSADCGTFIPLSRKGGLDKVVAQVGACSRSNCTFNADLECTASSIRVGAGASGSDTAACLTFQAS comes from the coding sequence GTGGCCACGCTCGAGATGCCCGCTGTCACCGAGTGCACCGTCGCCGGTTGCTCGTACAACCACGACGGCTGCCACGCCTTCGCGATCACCGTGGGCTCTGCTGATGGCTCCGCGGACTGCGGCACCTTCATCCCGCTGAGCCGCAAGGGCGGACTGGACAAGGTCGTGGCCCAGGTCGGCGCGTGCTCGCGCAGCAACTGCACCTTCAACGCCGACCTGGAGTGCACCGCCAGCTCCATCCGCGTGGGTGCCGGCGCGAGCGGCTCCGACACCGCCGCCTGCCTCACCTTCCAGGCCTCCTGA
- a CDS encoding MFS transporter produces MRAWVVWGVGVAAYVVAVLQRTSFGVAGLDAVERFGTTAAAVSAFTVLQLLVYALLQVPAGVLLDRFGTRRLVVTGGLLMAAGQLVLAFGEVLPLAVVGRVLVGAGDALTFISVLRLVGAWFPARQAPVITQLTGLLGQLGQVLSAVPLVAVLSGPGWTPAFASAAALGVLAVVLVLLLVRDAPGVRTRSGPPLSWTKAGRDLVRAWRHPGTRLGLWSHFATQFPGTVFALMWGFPFLERGEGVPQATVSALFTAYVVAGLVAGPLLGVLVARHPLRRSWLVLTIVAANAAAWTAVIAWPGPAPLWLLGLLVLALASGGPGSMVGFDYARTFNPADRQGTATGIVNVGGFVASLLTVLAVGVVLDVTGGDYSLGDFRAAFSVQYLVWAVGLVGVLVTRRKVREQLAAEGVVVPPIRVALAQRFPRRDRP; encoded by the coding sequence GTGCGCGCGTGGGTGGTCTGGGGTGTCGGGGTCGCCGCGTACGTGGTGGCGGTCCTGCAGCGCACCTCCTTCGGCGTGGCCGGTCTCGACGCGGTCGAGAGGTTCGGCACCACCGCGGCCGCCGTCTCGGCCTTCACGGTGCTCCAGCTGCTCGTCTACGCCCTCCTGCAGGTGCCCGCCGGCGTGCTGCTGGACAGGTTCGGCACGCGCCGCCTCGTGGTCACGGGCGGCCTCCTCATGGCGGCGGGACAGCTCGTGCTGGCCTTCGGGGAGGTCCTCCCGCTGGCGGTGGTGGGTCGCGTGCTCGTCGGTGCGGGAGACGCCCTGACGTTCATCAGCGTCCTGCGCCTCGTCGGGGCCTGGTTCCCCGCGCGGCAGGCGCCGGTCATCACCCAGCTGACGGGCCTGCTCGGACAGCTGGGTCAGGTGCTCTCCGCGGTGCCCCTGGTCGCGGTGCTCTCGGGTCCGGGGTGGACGCCGGCCTTCGCGTCAGCAGCGGCGCTGGGGGTGCTCGCCGTCGTCCTGGTCCTCCTCCTCGTCCGTGACGCCCCCGGGGTGCGCACCCGCTCCGGCCCTCCGCTGAGCTGGACCAAGGCCGGTCGCGACCTCGTGCGGGCCTGGCGCCACCCCGGCACGCGGCTCGGCCTGTGGAGCCACTTCGCCACCCAGTTCCCCGGGACGGTGTTCGCCCTCATGTGGGGCTTCCCCTTCCTGGAGCGCGGCGAAGGAGTGCCGCAGGCCACCGTGAGCGCCCTCTTCACGGCCTACGTCGTGGCTGGGCTGGTCGCCGGCCCGCTGCTCGGCGTGCTCGTGGCGCGGCACCCCCTGCGCCGGTCCTGGCTGGTGCTGACCATCGTGGCCGCCAACGCCGCCGCCTGGACGGCCGTCATCGCCTGGCCCGGCCCGGCGCCGCTGTGGCTGCTCGGCCTGCTCGTGCTGGCCCTGGCCAGCGGCGGTCCGGGGTCCATGGTCGGCTTCGACTACGCCCGCACCTTCAACCCCGCCGACCGCCAGGGCACGGCCACCGGCATCGTCAACGTCGGCGGCTTCGTCGCGAGCCTGCTGACGGTGCTGGCCGTCGGCGTGGTGCTCGACGTCACCGGTGGTGACTACTCCCTGGGCGACTTCCGCGCAGCGTTCAGCGTCCAGTACCTCGTCTGGGCGGTCGGTCTGGTCGGCGTGCTGGTGACGAGGCGGAAGGTCCGCGAGCAGCTGGCTGCCGAAGGGGTGGTGGTGCCCCCGATCCGCGTGGCCCTGGCCCAGCGCTTCCCGCGCCGCGACCGCCCGTAG
- a CDS encoding GNAT family N-acetyltransferase: MTHLVTTERLVVRDWERSDAAAALAVFGDERVSRWLAPAADAVPDEQAMADRLEQWRTEQVREGDDGEQFVGRWALARKEDGAVVGALVLRTMPPHGEDLEIAWQLAPEHWGHSYASEGARALAEWAFDRGASEVFAVVRPGNERGEWIARRLGMEWVGETDKYYDLHLRVYRLRPSDIAPPDPVTTGALPVVPAPPA, from the coding sequence GTGACCCACCTGGTGACCACCGAGCGCCTCGTCGTGCGCGACTGGGAGCGCTCCGACGCCGCCGCCGCCCTCGCCGTCTTCGGTGACGAGAGGGTCTCCCGATGGCTCGCGCCGGCCGCTGACGCGGTGCCGGACGAGCAGGCCATGGCCGACCGCCTCGAGCAGTGGCGCACCGAGCAGGTGCGCGAGGGTGACGACGGCGAGCAGTTCGTCGGCCGCTGGGCGCTGGCGCGCAAGGAGGACGGCGCCGTGGTGGGCGCACTGGTGCTGCGCACCATGCCGCCCCACGGCGAGGACCTCGAGATCGCCTGGCAGCTGGCGCCGGAGCACTGGGGCCACAGCTACGCCAGCGAGGGTGCTCGCGCCCTGGCGGAGTGGGCCTTCGACCGGGGCGCCTCGGAGGTGTTCGCCGTGGTCCGCCCCGGCAACGAGCGCGGCGAGTGGATCGCCCGCCGCCTGGGCATGGAGTGGGTCGGGGAGACCGACAAGTACTACGACCTGCACCTGCGCGTGTACCGCCTGCGGCCCTCCGACATCGCCCCGCCGGACCCGGTGACCACGGGCGCCCTGCCGGTCGTCCCCGCCCCGCCCGCCTGA
- a CDS encoding lycopene cyclase family protein: protein MPTTTADADAVLIGGGGASTAVLHHLALHLLRQQHRRPLRVIVVDPLDRLAERPADRTWCSWVPRGSAAEAELEPAVHRWWPTVQVVAPDGTAAELDLAPLRYAMVRGEDYYAHVAGLVDLARERGALQLEHLPVAALGVEEDSSATRVVLPEGALVAPVVLDSRPAPPARPGASSLVQHFLGQRVRGREGSVDPDRAVLMDFSVSQPEVGLAFGYCLPSDTATALVEHTAFVPEPLGAAEQAAALAEHLPRALGTTTSADLVVEHVETGAIPMTDAPFPQRPPAPPGLRRSRVVRLGTAGGAVRPSTGYAFTAMQRAARAVAGQLAAGVPGDRLEVPHPYPRRHAWMDALVLRALLDGPRRGGLDGPEFFVRLFARNPPQRVLRFLDGLTGPGEELALMATSPRGPMLRAAALDAAWRLRSGR from the coding sequence GTGCCGACGACCACCGCCGACGCTGACGCCGTCCTGATCGGCGGAGGCGGCGCCAGCACCGCCGTGCTCCACCACCTGGCTCTCCACCTGCTGCGACAGCAGCACCGGCGTCCGCTGCGCGTCATCGTCGTCGACCCCCTCGACAGGCTGGCCGAGCGCCCGGCGGACCGCACGTGGTGCTCCTGGGTGCCGCGCGGGAGCGCCGCCGAGGCGGAGCTGGAGCCCGCCGTGCACCGCTGGTGGCCCACCGTCCAGGTGGTCGCTCCGGACGGGACCGCGGCGGAGCTCGACCTCGCCCCGCTGCGCTACGCGATGGTGCGCGGGGAGGACTACTACGCCCACGTCGCCGGCCTCGTCGACCTGGCCCGCGAGCGCGGAGCGCTGCAGCTGGAGCACCTGCCGGTGGCCGCGCTCGGCGTCGAGGAGGACTCCTCCGCCACCCGGGTGGTCCTGCCGGAGGGCGCCCTGGTGGCGCCGGTCGTGCTCGACTCGCGCCCCGCGCCGCCCGCGCGTCCCGGTGCGTCGAGCCTCGTGCAGCACTTCCTCGGGCAGCGCGTGCGCGGGAGGGAGGGCTCGGTGGACCCCGACCGGGCCGTGCTCATGGACTTCTCGGTGTCGCAGCCGGAGGTCGGCCTCGCCTTCGGCTACTGCCTGCCCAGCGACACCGCCACGGCGCTGGTCGAGCACACGGCCTTCGTCCCCGAGCCGCTGGGCGCGGCTGAGCAGGCAGCGGCCCTGGCCGAGCACCTCCCGAGGGCGCTGGGCACGACGACGAGCGCCGACCTGGTGGTCGAGCACGTCGAGACCGGCGCCATCCCCATGACCGACGCCCCCTTCCCGCAGCGGCCACCCGCTCCGCCGGGCCTGCGACGCAGCCGGGTGGTGAGGCTGGGGACGGCGGGCGGCGCCGTGAGGCCGTCCACCGGCTACGCGTTCACCGCGATGCAGCGCGCGGCGCGGGCGGTCGCCGGCCAGCTCGCCGCCGGCGTGCCCGGGGACCGGCTGGAGGTGCCCCACCCCTACCCCCGCCGCCACGCCTGGATGGACGCGCTCGTGCTGCGCGCCCTCCTCGACGGGCCGCGCCGCGGCGGGCTGGACGGGCCGGAGTTCTTCGTGCGCCTGTTCGCGCGCAACCCCCCGCAGCGGGTGCTGCGCTTCCTCGACGGACTGACGGGCCCCGGTGAGGAGCTCGCGCTCATGGCCACCTCCCCGCGCGGGCCGATGCTGCGGGCCGCCGCCTTGGACGCGGCGTGGCGACTGCGGAGCGGGCGATGA
- a CDS encoding phosphatase PAP2 family protein gives MSRRLLFAAAVLAGLAVALGADVLAHGLVSRLDEPAKALGERVRSSALTPAVRFASDLGTTPYRAVLAALVAVPLAVRWSSWRPVVYAAAVVGVAPAVSASTKRLVDRPRPPAAEALEHPLDPSFPSGHATASAALATGLALLALVALRSAWARVAAVAAAGAFALVVGLTRIYLGAHWVTDVLAGWCTGAAVALALAAAVRPWLRPPRAVNPS, from the coding sequence ATGAGCCGCCGGCTGCTCTTCGCGGCGGCCGTGCTCGCCGGGCTGGCCGTCGCCCTGGGCGCCGACGTGCTGGCACACGGCCTGGTCAGCCGCCTCGACGAGCCCGCCAAGGCCCTGGGCGAGCGGGTCCGGTCCTCGGCGCTCACGCCCGCGGTGCGCTTCGCGTCCGACCTCGGCACCACGCCGTACCGGGCCGTGCTGGCGGCGCTGGTGGCGGTGCCCCTCGCGGTGCGCTGGAGCTCCTGGCGCCCCGTGGTCTACGCCGCGGCCGTGGTGGGTGTCGCCCCGGCGGTCAGCGCCAGCACCAAGCGCCTGGTCGACAGGCCCCGTCCCCCTGCGGCCGAGGCCCTGGAGCACCCGCTGGACCCGTCGTTCCCCAGCGGTCACGCCACGGCGTCGGCCGCGCTGGCCACCGGTCTCGCCCTGCTCGCCCTGGTCGCGCTGCGCAGCGCGTGGGCGAGGGTGGCGGCCGTCGCCGCCGCAGGTGCTTTCGCGCTGGTGGTGGGCCTGACGCGCATCTACCTCGGGGCGCACTGGGTCACCGACGTGCTGGCGGGCTGGTGCACGGGGGCAGCGGTGGCCCTGGCGCTCGCCGCCGCGGTGCGTCCCTGGCTGCGACCACCCCGCGCTGTCAACCCCTCTTGA
- a CDS encoding helix-turn-helix domain-containing protein, which yields MGTHDEEVAALAALVARAADDDPLEALAALAAARRELEALEALAVRRARVRSASWASIAMAMGVTRQAAHQRFRLSRWGDR from the coding sequence GTGGGCACCCACGACGAGGAGGTGGCGGCGTTGGCGGCACTGGTGGCGCGAGCCGCGGACGACGACCCCCTCGAGGCGCTCGCGGCCCTGGCGGCCGCGCGCCGGGAGCTGGAGGCGCTGGAGGCGCTGGCGGTGCGCAGGGCGCGCGTCCGCTCCGCCTCCTGGGCCTCCATCGCGATGGCCATGGGGGTCACCCGGCAGGCCGCCCACCAGCGCTTCCGGCTCTCGCGCTGGGGCGACCGCTGA
- a CDS encoding ABC transporter ATP-binding protein, translating to MSSGPAAAAPRNPGRPREGLRTLLPHLRAHRRPLAAAAALSLVTAATGLAQPLLVRRVIEAVQVAAPVRAAVVAVVVVLVAGSLVGAVQQYLLQRTAEGVVLATRRRLVGRLLRLPVAELDARRTGDLISRVGSDTTLLRAVVTSGLVEVAASAVLAAGAVVAMALVDPVLLAVTLVAVGVGAVAGVAVGRRLRELARASQERVGAMTAAVERALGAVRTLRASGATDREVQAVGRAAEQAYDAGVRAARVQAAISPVVGVAVQGAFVAVLGVGGYRVASGALTVADLVAFILYLFLLVMPLGQLLGAYSQLQLGLGALSRVEEVLALDEEDPGPRGAPTPDAVRPAGAALLELDDVAFSHPGSDRPVLDGVSFRVEPGTRTALVGPSGAGKSTLLGLLERFADPVEGSIRLDGVDLRDLPRAALRARLGYVEQEAPVLAGTLRENLLLAAPRATEAEVAEVLAAVGLSGLAERSPLGLDAQVGEGGVLLSGGERQRLAICRSLLARPELLLLDEPTASLDARNEAALARALDAVQRRSTALVVVAHRLSTVVDADQIVVLEAGRVVGVGRHEELVVSTPLYRELAATQLLVAG from the coding sequence CTGAGCAGCGGGCCGGCAGCGGCCGCGCCGAGGAACCCCGGACGGCCGCGCGAGGGCCTGCGCACGCTGCTGCCCCACCTGCGCGCCCACCGCCGGCCGCTCGCCGCGGCTGCGGCGCTGTCCCTGGTCACCGCTGCCACGGGCCTGGCGCAGCCGCTCCTCGTGCGCCGCGTCATCGAGGCGGTCCAGGTCGCAGCGCCGGTGCGGGCGGCCGTGGTGGCGGTCGTCGTCGTCCTCGTGGCCGGGTCGCTGGTCGGCGCCGTCCAGCAGTACCTCCTGCAGCGCACCGCCGAGGGCGTCGTCCTGGCCACGCGCCGGCGGCTGGTCGGTCGGCTGCTGCGACTGCCGGTGGCCGAGCTGGACGCCCGGCGCACCGGTGACCTCATCTCACGCGTCGGCTCCGACACCACGCTCCTGCGGGCCGTGGTCACCTCCGGGCTCGTCGAGGTGGCCGCCTCGGCGGTGCTCGCCGCGGGGGCGGTCGTGGCGATGGCTCTGGTCGACCCCGTGCTGCTCGCCGTGACCCTGGTGGCCGTCGGCGTGGGGGCGGTGGCCGGTGTGGCGGTCGGGCGCCGCCTGCGCGAGCTCGCGCGCGCCTCGCAGGAGCGCGTCGGGGCGATGACGGCCGCGGTCGAGCGCGCGCTCGGCGCCGTGCGGACTCTGCGCGCCTCAGGCGCCACCGACCGCGAGGTCCAGGCCGTGGGGCGCGCCGCCGAGCAGGCCTACGACGCGGGCGTGCGCGCCGCCCGCGTCCAGGCCGCGATCTCTCCGGTCGTGGGAGTGGCCGTCCAGGGGGCGTTCGTCGCCGTCCTCGGCGTCGGCGGGTACCGCGTGGCCAGCGGCGCGCTGACCGTGGCCGACCTCGTGGCGTTCATCCTCTACCTCTTCCTCCTCGTCATGCCGCTGGGTCAGCTGCTGGGCGCCTACTCCCAGCTCCAGCTGGGCCTGGGGGCGCTCTCGCGCGTCGAGGAGGTGCTCGCGCTCGACGAGGAGGACCCCGGCCCTCGGGGCGCTCCGACCCCGGACGCCGTGCGTCCCGCCGGTGCGGCCCTGCTCGAGCTCGACGACGTCGCCTTCTCCCACCCCGGCAGCGACCGGCCCGTGCTCGACGGCGTCTCGTTCCGCGTGGAACCGGGCACCCGGACGGCGCTCGTCGGGCCGTCCGGCGCCGGCAAGTCGACCCTGCTCGGGCTGCTGGAGCGCTTCGCCGACCCCGTCGAGGGCAGCATCCGCCTGGACGGCGTCGACCTGCGCGACCTGCCGCGGGCGGCGCTGCGCGCCCGCCTCGGGTACGTCGAGCAGGAGGCCCCGGTGCTCGCCGGCACCCTGCGCGAGAACCTCCTGCTCGCCGCGCCGCGGGCCACCGAGGCCGAGGTGGCCGAGGTGCTCGCGGCCGTGGGGCTGTCCGGGCTGGCCGAGCGCTCTCCCCTCGGGCTCGACGCGCAGGTCGGGGAGGGCGGCGTGCTGCTGTCCGGTGGGGAGCGGCAGCGGCTGGCCATCTGCCGCTCGCTGCTGGCCCGTCCGGAGCTGCTGCTGCTCGACGAGCCCACGGCCAGCCTCGACGCCCGCAACGAGGCGGCGCTGGCCCGTGCGCTCGACGCGGTGCAGCGGCGCTCGACCGCGCTGGTGGTGGTGGCGCACCGCCTGTCGACCGTGGTCGACGCCGACCAGATCGTCGTCCTCGAGGCCGGCCGCGTCGTGGGCGTCGGTCGGCACGAGGAGCTGGTGGTGAGCACGCCGCTGTACCGCGAGCTCGCCGCGACGCAGCTGCTCGTGGCCGGCTGA
- a CDS encoding HAD family hydrolase, producing the protein MSTLPGDDRFAQPLAAEVEDGPADPLDGGAGQPPLRVVLLDVNGTLSDTAALAAAFEDAGAPGHLAAPWFAGVLRDGLALTLHGAPARFADVALAGARAAFAGAGLDGDRAEAAAVAVVDALGSLPLHPDVVPGLSGLRQRGLRLVPLSQGAAGTTERLLAAGGAGDLVETALSVADAPGGLWKPAASTYAWALDQVGAAPAEALLVAAHPWDLDGAARAGLSTAWVDRAAGSPYPDVMAEPDLVVPGLDALADLLR; encoded by the coding sequence GTGAGCACGCTGCCCGGTGACGACCGCTTCGCCCAGCCCCTCGCCGCCGAGGTCGAGGACGGGCCGGCCGACCCGCTCGACGGCGGGGCCGGACAGCCGCCGCTGCGCGTGGTGCTGCTCGACGTCAACGGCACCCTCAGCGACACCGCCGCCCTGGCGGCGGCCTTCGAGGACGCCGGAGCGCCGGGCCACCTGGCAGCGCCCTGGTTCGCCGGCGTGCTGCGGGACGGCCTCGCGCTCACCCTGCACGGCGCCCCCGCCCGCTTCGCGGACGTGGCCCTGGCCGGCGCCCGCGCCGCGTTCGCGGGCGCCGGGCTGGACGGCGACCGCGCCGAGGCCGCGGCGGTGGCCGTCGTCGACGCCCTCGGGTCGCTGCCGCTGCACCCCGACGTCGTGCCCGGCCTGTCGGGGCTGCGGCAGCGCGGGCTGCGCCTGGTGCCCCTCAGCCAGGGTGCCGCGGGCACGACCGAGCGGCTGCTCGCCGCAGGCGGGGCGGGTGACCTCGTGGAGACCGCGCTGTCCGTGGCCGACGCGCCCGGCGGGCTCTGGAAGCCCGCGGCCAGCACCTACGCGTGGGCGCTGGACCAGGTGGGTGCGGCGCCCGCCGAGGCGCTCCTGGTGGCCGCGCACCCCTGGGACCTGGACGGCGCGGCGCGCGCGGGCCTGTCGACGGCGTGGGTGGACCGGGCGGCGGGCTCGCCCTACCCGGACGTCATGGCCGAGCCGGACCTCGTCGTCCCCGGCCTCGACGCGCTCGCCGACCTGCTGCGCTGA